The Salarias fasciatus chromosome 12, fSalaFa1.1, whole genome shotgun sequence DNA segment GTGGATGCCGTGACAGAAAGCTCGCCCGCCTGCAGAGCTGTGAGTGATCAGATTTAGCAGCTGGTTGAGGTGTGAAACTCTCAGCAGTTGCTGATGATTGAAATCGCTGTTTCTCTCAAAGGGGCTCCGAGTTGGTGACGAAGTCGTCGAATTTGGTTCAGTGAACACAAGGAACTttcagaacctgcagaacatTGCCTCTGTGGTTCAGCACAGTGAAGGGGTGAGATAGAACTCACAGCCGTCTGTCAAGGCGCAGTAACTGTTTAATTACAGATTTCTTTCATCCTCATATAGACCTACTAAACTGCCATGTCTCCCTGTTCTACAGAAACCATTACGTGTCACTGTGGTCCGGGGGGGCCAGAAAGTCCAAATGAGCCTGACTCCTCAGAAATGGTCAGGCAGAGGTCTGCTTGGGTGAGTGCATGAATATTACAACACAGTTCAATCAGCAGAATGGTctgaactgaaaacaacaacaaaaacgttATTCCTCAAACTCTGTATATCACCAGAGCTCATCAGTCAACCCCACTATGATCAACCTGAACATACAGTTTATCTGACTGGCTATGGATTTTTCATGTAGGAGACGTGCAGATTATTTGAAAGTAAATTTTCTGCACCATAGCCATGCTGTGCTGTATGAAGTAGCAATATAAAAAGCACTTAAGCTCGTTCTAACAAGGAGCGACACTTGTTTATGTATCATTAATGATGAAAATATTAGCTTAAAATATAAGATTGTTTTATTCAGGAGAATCTTCTTTGACACACCTCCAGATTTTCTTGCAaattttctgcttgtttttctctttttctagATGCAACATTGTCCCAGTCCAGCGGTGATCATCATCACATCTTGCAGTCTGAACATTGGAGCCTTTTCCTCTACTTTTGTCCCCGAGTGGTTTCTAAGTTGATTTTGTATAAATGACAGAATGAAGTGagatttttctttcagtgcaggttggtcttaaaaaaaaaaaaaaaaaaaaattgtagagATAAAGCTTGATAGAACTGCAGCCGAGTTTCCTGATTGATCACTGAACAAACTCCTGATACTTAAACTGCTTTTATCTGGTTTCATGTGCATATATGCATTCAGATTAAGCCATTGCTGCTGGCTTGTTTCATTCAGTAATTACATGATGTGTATGTGATCATATTAATTTGAGACCAGTATTGattgatgaaaaatgttttccaaaCAATATTGAAGTTACTAAAATACTGTGCATCGAGTTCCAGTGTCCCCATGCTTTAAATAAAAGGTTAAGTGAATATTCATGTTGACAGCTCAACAGTGTGTGAAAAACTTTATTGTATAAAAATTCAGataaagaacttttttttcaaaagtagtAAATGTTATCCACACGAAACCAATATGGGCAAAATATCTTAAGAAATTTGAACAACAGTGCATATTTATACAAGTTTGCAAATATTGATCAAACTATTCAGCAAAGCCAAAGTTAAACTCACAAAATGAAGTAGTGCTTCTCTCATTTTGAGAgtaaacagtcatttcaagtGTTTGTCACCTTTAGTCATACAAAGGTAACTTAATATTTATACTACTAATGTAGAGTAAAGCCACcacaacatgtaaaaaaaaccccaaaaataAATCACGCAGGTTGCttgagcttcttctttttgggCTTGACCATCTTCGGAAGCTGGATTTTAAAGGCAGTCCTGGAAAAAGAtatcagcaaaacaaaaatgtaattatgACGTTGTTCATTTCTTAATAATATGGTGTAAATGTCAGAAACGGAACTCACTCGCATGTTGTACAAATGGGGCTGAAGTTGCAGAATACTtgagaggaaagaagaaagaaaaagtcaccacaaaaaagcaaattattttattatctttatCCAAAAAATGATCAGTTCAGAAGACGCTGGTGTGCTATGAAGAAAGTTTGTGTTGGACAGTTTGGTGGGAAAGTGAGAGAAACACAGTTGAGatgtttgttcttgtttgaAGGAGAGCTGGCATCTGTTTTGGAAAAATGCTGAGGCTGGACGTGCCCGGTAAGAGAGGAGAGGTTCGTGGATGCCTCACTTTGTTCAACCTGCTTTGTGAAAGGAGAGGATTGTTTCCTGCATGCGCTCTTCTCAACTGGGAGCTGTACTCACTTGACAggcaaaccgagcacacgtaaccAATTTCAATGAGATTTCGATGGCAGAAACACGCAGCTCTGTAGTCGACGTGTGCGGGCGGAGGGAGGACCAGCTGCGAACGCTGCTCGATGTCTGGCAGAAACACCCACTgatcacaaaacacaacacaaaacctCTGTGTTGGAAAAGGAGACGGCATATTCTCTGTGGAGTGAAACTGAGCAGCACTCTCACCATAAGATACTGAGCCAAAGCAACTTTCTGCGGTATCTTCAGATACAATCCTCCGGTGATATCACAGGCCTGAAAACAAAATTAAGTAAAAATAACTGTTTGTATATGACAGTCAATACCCACTCAGAATTTAACCAGACAGTATGAGAAAGTACTGAAAATGTACCTGCTGAAGGAGACCCGAGTCTGAGTCCAACACACAGGCATCGATCAGGATGTTCTGTTATAAAATAAGAATGTGAATATCttaataaataatgaaagaaaaaaaaaaaaaaggaaattaagaATTAATTTGCACCTGCTTCTGGGCCGCAAAAATCACATTCATGAAGTTCATGTACTGGAGGGCACAGTCGTCAGCTGCTTTAATCACCTGACCAGTGGAAGAAAGAAGAGACTGCTTTGAGccgagtgggaaaaaaaatggaaagaaaaatgtctgGATGAAATGAGACTGTTAAGACTTACCAATATTCTTGACTTTATCTCCTGTccaactgaaaaataaatttaagaTATGTGATTATTAAATAATTATATAAGTAAACTGAACTCATTCAATGTGATtgttaaacatgaaaacattacCTTCCAGTTTCTTTGACACTCTGTGGATGTCTGATTATAAAAGGCTTGAGTAAAAGAAAATCTGTTGTCATGTCTTCTGACGCCCAAGAGACAggaaaaaatcaaaacaaaggaaacagaTTACAGTTATGAAACAAATTACAAAAAGTACAGTAATGAGTGGGCTGGGAATGTTCTGCTGGTAACAGGACCAGGCGTCACTCAGATAGTGAAGGAAGTCCTGTTTGAAGAGATCACTGCAGACGCAGGGTCGCATACTAATCTCTCTTCAGATCTCATCTATGAGGTATCCCCcaaattttcaactttttcatgtttaaatatttaaattgcTTTCATTGAAAGGATACAGCAGAGAGCTTTGGCAAGAGATCCAGCCAACAAAGTATCAGTTGAATTTCCCCGCACTTCAGCTGCAACACATTGGACAACATAATTAACACCCAAGATACACTACATTCATATTGTACATGAACCAAATATACAAAAGCCCTTACTTCTTGACATGATGTTCCTGATTTCTTCAGCAATTACATTGTTGGCAACAGACAGGAGTTCATATTTTCCATCCCCACTGGAGGAGGCTTCGTCTCCACCACCATCTCCGTCTCTCCAGCTCTTACTGGGATACAAGAAGTGACTGAAACAAAGTAAACAGGAGCCATAAGATGAGAAATTAACACAGCTCTGGCATAAATAGTACTTTCATAAAGCTTTTGTGTCTGTAATCAAACTTTGCTTTGCACTGTGTGTGTAGTGATGATGGAGGTTCAAAGGAGTGAGAAAAAGAATTCAGAAATTGTTGCATTGTTAGTACTGACACAATGTTGTGTCAGTAGCACTTTTTTCCAGCTTAGTGATTTAATGCATTTACGTCCATAGGCAAACCCAAACCCTTACCATACATTTAGCTGTGGCATTTCTCTCTTCTGGCTGGATGAATAAaatttatttcactgaattgATGATTTTGATCCCTTTAAGTGGAAATCTGAGAGGCATCTTAACTGtcactttgaaaataaatacagatgAGTTGTGTTTTCTATGAGTCCTTAAAGGATCAGAGAATTACTATCCCTGAACACTAGATTAATTCTACATCTTCAGGTGTCACGTGGTACCTGTCCTGGCAGTGGCTCGCGATGACAGCCAGCTTGTTGGTCCTGGTCATGGCCATGTGAGCGTTTCCCATCACCATCACCGCATCCATACACTTGGACAAGGTGAACTGAACGGGCAAATAAGATTGGAACCGCGGTAATAAGTTAGATTTAAAAGCTGCACAGCCTGATAGTCACGAAAGAGTCAGAAAACACAGGAGTAAATACCTCGGGCTCACGCTGAGCCTGCTGCCCCCACCATATCGGGTTCACATCCACCACGATGGCCAGCAGGTTaatttcttcctctgcaggacAGGTGGAAATGTTCATATCGGTAAACTATCAGAAATGCTcccaagaaaaaaatatattgacaGTGCAAAGAGAACGAGAACGAGCAAACTGAACAAAGTAGTAAATGCATACCTGCTGCCATCACGAAGAAATATTTCTTTTAACAGCCCGTCTGTCttgttttatcttttgttttccagcatTTCTGGTTGAAACCACTACACGGTCCTGGTAAATATTGGTGGTCAAAGCCAGGTCATTAACAAAACTTAGAATTCAGCAAAAACTATAAAAATTGGcccaaacagaaaactgctccGATCTCCCGTCTATATGCGTCATCAACATGCGACGTCCTACTTCTGCGAGCTTATTGTTGACGACGCGGTGCTCTGCTGCCCCCCAGCGGTCTCTGTCATGTATGACAACAGCTTCTGCATGGTGAAGCAGTGGTGATCTTGCCTCACACCGGAAAAGTCTGTTAAAACACCGACAAGGTCTTTCTAtgtggttttcatgttctccccatgtgtgcatggttttcctcccacagtccaaacac contains these protein-coding regions:
- the gtf2h3 gene encoding general transcription factor IIH subunit 3, with the translated sequence MAAEEEINLLAIVVDVNPIWWGQQAQREPEFTLSKCMDAVMVMGNAHMAMTRTNKLAVIASHCQDSHFLYPSKSWRDGDGGGDEASSSGDGKYELLSVANNVIAEEIRNIMSRTEVRGNSTDTLLAGSLAKALCYIHRVSKKLEVGQEIKSRILVIKAADDCALQYMNFMNVIFAAQKQNILIDACVLDSDSGLLQQACDITGGLYLKIPQKVALAQYLMWVFLPDIEQRSQLVLPPPAHVDYRAACFCHRNLIEIGYVCSVCLSIFCNFSPICTTCETAFKIQLPKMVKPKKKKLKQPA